A single Cottoperca gobio chromosome 3, fCotGob3.1, whole genome shotgun sequence DNA region contains:
- the foxr1 gene encoding forkhead box protein R1 isoform X2, translating into MTLQLKTKARLFDLHCSVGLTDWDMDNELKLTTTSDQYYHDDKLNDQYVVQRPSARASRRKDEFIWYDKTSDTFVKPNLWLLVNPNIACPIQYGENAAHLQTLCEPADEIKTPQLNPAGTQHHLSTERHRFAPQNAPLQEELLHSTDYMIKNKEVSCAPAKNRRKGRTPKARDSKTLKPGCWPRPPVNYCILIALALKSSHTGSLKVQQIYSFTSFRKTCNQLCRDGKRKSCFWHLTLDGHRRLKDEIRTLTGESFKQLGRSMSRPGECDKLLSGNEFNISNTGANTAVALHWPHLQQPVTSALTDVT; encoded by the exons ATGACTTTGCAGCTTAAAACCAAAGCTCGACTCTTCGACCTGCACTGCTCTGTGGGCCTGACGGATTGGGACATggacaatgagctgaaactgaCAACAACCAGCGACCAGTATTACCATG ATGACAAACTGAATGATCAGTATGTGGTCCAGAGGCCTTCTGCAAGAGCTTCAAGAAGAAAAGATGAATTCATTTGGTACGATAAAACGTCAG ACACCTTTGTGAAGCCAAACCTGTGGCTGCTGGTGAATCCCAATATCGCCTGCCCGATCCAGTACGGAGAAAATGCAGCACATCTCCAGACTCTCTGTGAACCTGCTGATGAAATCAAAACGCCTCAACTGAACCCTGCAGGGACCCAGCATCATCTCAGCACAGAGCGCCACAGGTTTGCCCCCCAGAATGCTCCTCTCCAGGAGGAACTGCTGCACTCCACTGACTACATG ATCAAGAATAAAGAAGTCTCCTGTGCACCAGCCAAGAACAGACGCAAGGGAAGAACCCCGAAGGCCCGG GACAGTAAGACCCTGAAGCCAGGATGCTGGCCTCGTCCACCTGTCAACTACTGCATCCTCATCGCTTTGGCGCTCAAGAGCAGCCATACTGGGAGCCTCAAAGTCCAGCAGATTTACAGCTTCACCAG CTTCCGCAAAACCTGCAACCAGCTGTGCCGAGATGGCAAGAGGAAGTCGTGTTTTTGGCACCTGACTCTGGACGGCCACCGCCGTCTAAAAGACGAGATTCGCACATTGACGGGAGAATCCTTCAAGCAACTGGGGAGGAGCATGTCCCGCCCAGGTGAATGTGACAAATTACTCTCAGGGAATGAATtcaacatctctaacacaggtgCTAACACTGCGGTCGCTCTTCACTGGCCACACTTACAACAACCTGTAACTTCAGCTCTTACTGATGTTACTTGA
- the foxr1 gene encoding forkhead box protein R1 isoform X6, producing MTLQLKTKARLFDLHCSVGLTDWDMDNELKLTTTSDQYYHDDKLNDQYVVQRPSARASRRKDEFIWYDKTSDTFVKPNLWLLVNPNIACPIQYGENAAHLQTLCEPADEIKTPQLNPAGTQHHLSTERHRFAPQNAPLQEELLHSTDYMIKNKEVSCAPAKNRRKGRTPKARDSKTLKPGCWPRPPVNYCILIALALKSSHTGSLKVQQIYSFTRFLPVLSQRALPLLSDGSRWLEEHHPTQPLLQ from the exons ATGACTTTGCAGCTTAAAACCAAAGCTCGACTCTTCGACCTGCACTGCTCTGTGGGCCTGACGGATTGGGACATggacaatgagctgaaactgaCAACAACCAGCGACCAGTATTACCATG ATGACAAACTGAATGATCAGTATGTGGTCCAGAGGCCTTCTGCAAGAGCTTCAAGAAGAAAAGATGAATTCATTTGGTACGATAAAACGTCAG ACACCTTTGTGAAGCCAAACCTGTGGCTGCTGGTGAATCCCAATATCGCCTGCCCGATCCAGTACGGAGAAAATGCAGCACATCTCCAGACTCTCTGTGAACCTGCTGATGAAATCAAAACGCCTCAACTGAACCCTGCAGGGACCCAGCATCATCTCAGCACAGAGCGCCACAGGTTTGCCCCCCAGAATGCTCCTCTCCAGGAGGAACTGCTGCACTCCACTGACTACATG ATCAAGAATAAAGAAGTCTCCTGTGCACCAGCCAAGAACAGACGCAAGGGAAGAACCCCGAAGGCCCGG GACAGTAAGACCCTGAAGCCAGGATGCTGGCCTCGTCCACCTGTCAACTACTGCATCCTCATCGCTTTGGCGCTCAAGAGCAGCCATACTGGGAGCCTCAAAGTCCAGCAGATTTACAGCTTCACCAG ATTCCTCCCTGTCCTTTCCCAGAGAGCACTTCCCCTTCTTTCAGACGGCTCCAGATGGCTGGAAGAACACCATCCGACACAACCTTTGCTTCAATAA
- the foxr1 gene encoding forkhead box protein R1 isoform X5, whose product MTLQLKTKARLFDLHCSVGLTDWDMDNELKLTTTSDQYYHDDKLNDQYVVQRPSARASRRKDEFIWYDKTSDTFVKPNLWLLVNPNIACPIQYGENAAHLQTLCEPADEIKTPQLNPAGTQHHLSTERHRFAPQNAPLQEELLHSTDYMIKNKEVSCAPAKNRRKGRTPKARDSKTLKPGCWPRPPVNYCILIALALKSSHTGSLKVQQIYSFTRRLQMAGRTPSDTTFASITASAKPATSCAEMARGSRVFGT is encoded by the exons ATGACTTTGCAGCTTAAAACCAAAGCTCGACTCTTCGACCTGCACTGCTCTGTGGGCCTGACGGATTGGGACATggacaatgagctgaaactgaCAACAACCAGCGACCAGTATTACCATG ATGACAAACTGAATGATCAGTATGTGGTCCAGAGGCCTTCTGCAAGAGCTTCAAGAAGAAAAGATGAATTCATTTGGTACGATAAAACGTCAG ACACCTTTGTGAAGCCAAACCTGTGGCTGCTGGTGAATCCCAATATCGCCTGCCCGATCCAGTACGGAGAAAATGCAGCACATCTCCAGACTCTCTGTGAACCTGCTGATGAAATCAAAACGCCTCAACTGAACCCTGCAGGGACCCAGCATCATCTCAGCACAGAGCGCCACAGGTTTGCCCCCCAGAATGCTCCTCTCCAGGAGGAACTGCTGCACTCCACTGACTACATG ATCAAGAATAAAGAAGTCTCCTGTGCACCAGCCAAGAACAGACGCAAGGGAAGAACCCCGAAGGCCCGG GACAGTAAGACCCTGAAGCCAGGATGCTGGCCTCGTCCACCTGTCAACTACTGCATCCTCATCGCTTTGGCGCTCAAGAGCAGCCATACTGGGAGCCTCAAAGTCCAGCAGATTTACAGCTTCACCAG ACGGCTCCAGATGGCTGGAAGAACACCATCCGACACAACCTTTGCTTCAATAACAGCTTCCGCAAAACCTGCAACCAGCTGTGCCGAGATGGCAAGAGGAAGTCGTGTTTTTGGCACCTGA
- the foxr1 gene encoding forkhead box protein R1 isoform X3 yields MTLQLKTKARLFDLHCSVGLTDWDMDNELKLTTTSDQYYHDDKLNDQYVVQRPSARASRRKDEFIWYDKTSDTFVKPNLWLLVNPNIACPIQYGENAAHLQTLCEPADEIKTPQLNPAGTQHHLSTERHRFAPQNAPLQEELLHSTDYMIKNKEVSCAPAKNRRKGRTPKARDSKTLKPGCWPRPPVNYCILIALALKSSHTGSLKVQQIYSFTREHFPFFQTAPDGWKNTIRHNLCFNNSFRKTCNQLCRDGKRKSCFWHLTLDGHRRLKDEIRTLTGESFKQLGRSMSRPDVIQSLFAL; encoded by the exons ATGACTTTGCAGCTTAAAACCAAAGCTCGACTCTTCGACCTGCACTGCTCTGTGGGCCTGACGGATTGGGACATggacaatgagctgaaactgaCAACAACCAGCGACCAGTATTACCATG ATGACAAACTGAATGATCAGTATGTGGTCCAGAGGCCTTCTGCAAGAGCTTCAAGAAGAAAAGATGAATTCATTTGGTACGATAAAACGTCAG ACACCTTTGTGAAGCCAAACCTGTGGCTGCTGGTGAATCCCAATATCGCCTGCCCGATCCAGTACGGAGAAAATGCAGCACATCTCCAGACTCTCTGTGAACCTGCTGATGAAATCAAAACGCCTCAACTGAACCCTGCAGGGACCCAGCATCATCTCAGCACAGAGCGCCACAGGTTTGCCCCCCAGAATGCTCCTCTCCAGGAGGAACTGCTGCACTCCACTGACTACATG ATCAAGAATAAAGAAGTCTCCTGTGCACCAGCCAAGAACAGACGCAAGGGAAGAACCCCGAAGGCCCGG GACAGTAAGACCCTGAAGCCAGGATGCTGGCCTCGTCCACCTGTCAACTACTGCATCCTCATCGCTTTGGCGCTCAAGAGCAGCCATACTGGGAGCCTCAAAGTCCAGCAGATTTACAGCTTCACCAG AGAGCACTTCCCCTTCTTTCAGACGGCTCCAGATGGCTGGAAGAACACCATCCGACACAACCTTTGCTTCAATAACAGCTTCCGCAAAACCTGCAACCAGCTGTGCCGAGATGGCAAGAGGAAGTCGTGTTTTTGGCACCTGACTCTGGACGGCCACCGCCGTCTAAAAGACGAGATTCGCACATTGACGGGAGAATCCTTCAAGCAACTGGGGAGGAGCATGTCCCGCCCAG ATGTAATTCAGAGTTTATTTGCACTGTGA
- the foxr1 gene encoding forkhead box protein R1 isoform X1, whose protein sequence is MTLQLKTKARLFDLHCSVGLTDWDMDNELKLTTTSDQYYHDDKLNDQYVVQRPSARASRRKDEFIWYDKTSDTFVKPNLWLLVNPNIACPIQYGENAAHLQTLCEPADEIKTPQLNPAGTQHHLSTERHRFAPQNAPLQEELLHSTDYMIKNKEVSCAPAKNRRKGRTPKARDSKTLKPGCWPRPPVNYCILIALALKSSHTGSLKVQQIYSFTREHFPFFQTAPDGWKNTIRHNLCFNNSFRKTCNQLCRDGKRKSCFWHLTLDGHRRLKDEIRTLTGESFKQLGRSMSRPGECDKLLSGNEFNISNTGANTAVALHWPHLQQPVTSALTDVT, encoded by the exons ATGACTTTGCAGCTTAAAACCAAAGCTCGACTCTTCGACCTGCACTGCTCTGTGGGCCTGACGGATTGGGACATggacaatgagctgaaactgaCAACAACCAGCGACCAGTATTACCATG ATGACAAACTGAATGATCAGTATGTGGTCCAGAGGCCTTCTGCAAGAGCTTCAAGAAGAAAAGATGAATTCATTTGGTACGATAAAACGTCAG ACACCTTTGTGAAGCCAAACCTGTGGCTGCTGGTGAATCCCAATATCGCCTGCCCGATCCAGTACGGAGAAAATGCAGCACATCTCCAGACTCTCTGTGAACCTGCTGATGAAATCAAAACGCCTCAACTGAACCCTGCAGGGACCCAGCATCATCTCAGCACAGAGCGCCACAGGTTTGCCCCCCAGAATGCTCCTCTCCAGGAGGAACTGCTGCACTCCACTGACTACATG ATCAAGAATAAAGAAGTCTCCTGTGCACCAGCCAAGAACAGACGCAAGGGAAGAACCCCGAAGGCCCGG GACAGTAAGACCCTGAAGCCAGGATGCTGGCCTCGTCCACCTGTCAACTACTGCATCCTCATCGCTTTGGCGCTCAAGAGCAGCCATACTGGGAGCCTCAAAGTCCAGCAGATTTACAGCTTCACCAG AGAGCACTTCCCCTTCTTTCAGACGGCTCCAGATGGCTGGAAGAACACCATCCGACACAACCTTTGCTTCAATAACAGCTTCCGCAAAACCTGCAACCAGCTGTGCCGAGATGGCAAGAGGAAGTCGTGTTTTTGGCACCTGACTCTGGACGGCCACCGCCGTCTAAAAGACGAGATTCGCACATTGACGGGAGAATCCTTCAAGCAACTGGGGAGGAGCATGTCCCGCCCAGGTGAATGTGACAAATTACTCTCAGGGAATGAATtcaacatctctaacacaggtgCTAACACTGCGGTCGCTCTTCACTGGCCACACTTACAACAACCTGTAACTTCAGCTCTTACTGATGTTACTTGA
- the foxr1 gene encoding forkhead box protein R1 isoform X4 — protein sequence MISMWSRGLLQELQEEKMNSFDTFVKPNLWLLVNPNIACPIQYGENAAHLQTLCEPADEIKTPQLNPAGTQHHLSTERHRFAPQNAPLQEELLHSTDYMIKNKEVSCAPAKNRRKGRTPKARDSKTLKPGCWPRPPVNYCILIALALKSSHTGSLKVQQIYSFTREHFPFFQTAPDGWKNTIRHNLCFNNSFRKTCNQLCRDGKRKSCFWHLTLDGHRRLKDEIRTLTGESFKQLGRSMSRPGECDKLLSGNEFNISNTGANTAVALHWPHLQQPVTSALTDVT from the exons ATGATCAGTATGTGGTCCAGAGGCCTTCTGCAAGAGCTTCAAGAAGAAAAGATGAATTCATTTG ACACCTTTGTGAAGCCAAACCTGTGGCTGCTGGTGAATCCCAATATCGCCTGCCCGATCCAGTACGGAGAAAATGCAGCACATCTCCAGACTCTCTGTGAACCTGCTGATGAAATCAAAACGCCTCAACTGAACCCTGCAGGGACCCAGCATCATCTCAGCACAGAGCGCCACAGGTTTGCCCCCCAGAATGCTCCTCTCCAGGAGGAACTGCTGCACTCCACTGACTACATG ATCAAGAATAAAGAAGTCTCCTGTGCACCAGCCAAGAACAGACGCAAGGGAAGAACCCCGAAGGCCCGG GACAGTAAGACCCTGAAGCCAGGATGCTGGCCTCGTCCACCTGTCAACTACTGCATCCTCATCGCTTTGGCGCTCAAGAGCAGCCATACTGGGAGCCTCAAAGTCCAGCAGATTTACAGCTTCACCAG AGAGCACTTCCCCTTCTTTCAGACGGCTCCAGATGGCTGGAAGAACACCATCCGACACAACCTTTGCTTCAATAACAGCTTCCGCAAAACCTGCAACCAGCTGTGCCGAGATGGCAAGAGGAAGTCGTGTTTTTGGCACCTGACTCTGGACGGCCACCGCCGTCTAAAAGACGAGATTCGCACATTGACGGGAGAATCCTTCAAGCAACTGGGGAGGAGCATGTCCCGCCCAGGTGAATGTGACAAATTACTCTCAGGGAATGAATtcaacatctctaacacaggtgCTAACACTGCGGTCGCTCTTCACTGGCCACACTTACAACAACCTGTAACTTCAGCTCTTACTGATGTTACTTGA
- the LOC115004694 gene encoding macrophage mannose receptor 1-like: MMMKSALSGPFLLLLLLLLLLSSTVSGLGSVVSKYYNYIQTHLTWQQAQSYCRDSTYYIDLAIIYRQSDEDLMYMKTYSAWTGLHKEPSNRWIWSNEEIFSWNHWAQNEPNNGGRCAIVYSSNQRFYDRNCGDFLFFFCHKKYGPSSLRYTFIPQSKSWLEAQQYCREVFHDLATFRTDSDLNLGVVEQDFPVWTGLHRDGGTWRWSTGLSEYRNWASSEPGNNGDCVSISSSDKEMATQNCTARFPFVCFRDNLVLVKENKTWREALEHCRALSSPYSSNLRYELLSVQPGEDHEYVLNRVMEADTEEVWAGLRFLAGHWLWVNGASMLYSDLPLCPLFTQHCGVLSKNNTGSVEITDCSEKRNFLCYSTY, translated from the exons atgatgatgaagagcgCCCTCTCAGgacccttcctcctcctcctcctcctcctgctcctcctcagcAGTACTGTGTCTGGACTTGGATCAGTGGTGTCGAAATATTACAATTACATCCAAACTCATCTCACCTGGCAACAGGCTCAAAGCTACTGCAGGGA ctCAACTTACTACATTGACTTGGCCATCATCTATAGGCAGTCAGATGAAGACCTTATGTACATGAAGACATATAGTGCATGGACCGGCCTGCACAAAGAGCCATCCAACCGTTGGATTTGGTCTAATGAAGAAATTTTTTCATGGAACCACTGGGCACAAAACGAGCCAAACAACGGCGGAAGATGTGCTATCGTCTATTCCAGCAATCAAAG GTTTTATGACCGCAATTGTGGagacttcctcttcttcttctgtcacaAGAAATACGGTCCCAGCTCTTTAAGATACACATTTATACCGCAGTCAAAGTCTTGGCTTGAAGCCCAGCAGTACTGCAGGGAAGTGTTCCATGATCTGGCAACTTTCAGAACTGACTCCGATCTGAACTTAGGTGTCGTTGAGCAGGACTTTCCAGTGTGGACTGGACTGCACAGAGATG GGGGAACATGGAGGTGGAGCACAGGGTTGTCAGAGTACAGAAATTGGGCATCGAGTGAGCCAGGGAACAACGGCGACTgtgtctccatctcctcttcagACAAAGAGATGGCTACCCAAAACTGCACCGCCAGGTTTCCCTTTGTCTGCTTCAGGGATAACCTGGTGCTGGTAAAGGAGAACAAGACATGGAGGGAGGCGCTGGAGCACTGCCGAGCCCTCAGTTCACCCTATTCCTCCAACCTTCGCTACGAGCTGTTGAGCGTGCAGCCTGGAGAAGACCACGAGTACGTGCTGAACAGGGTCATGGAGGCCGACACTGAGGAG GTGTGGGCAGGCCTCCGTTTCCTGGCCGGTCATTGGCTGTGGGTGAACGGGGCGAGTATGTTGTACTCCGACCTGCCCCTCTGCCCACTCTTCACGCAGCACTGCGGAGTCTTATCCAAGAACAACACGGGCAGTGTGGAGATCACAGACTGTTCTGAGAAAAGGAACTTCCTGTGTTACAGCACATACTGA